The following coding sequences lie in one Mesorhizobium sp. NZP2298 genomic window:
- a CDS encoding DNA-3-methyladenine glycosylase I, producing the protein MSNESTGLLAGPDGVARCFWHGNLPDYLHYHDHEWGRPVADDRRLFEKICLEGFQSGLSWLTILRKRENFREAFAGFDFDKVAAFTDKDVERLLGNAGIIRHRGKIVSTINNAKRAREMVDEFGSLAAWFWKFEPGKEERPRIVDLAHLRANPTTAVSVRISKELKKRGWSFVGPTTVYAFMQAMGLVNDHLEGCICRKEVEKERKAFKRPK; encoded by the coding sequence ATGAGCAATGAAAGCACCGGCCTGCTTGCCGGTCCCGACGGTGTCGCGCGCTGCTTCTGGCACGGCAACCTGCCCGATTATCTGCACTACCATGACCATGAATGGGGCCGGCCGGTGGCCGATGACCGCAGGCTGTTTGAAAAGATCTGCCTCGAAGGCTTCCAGTCGGGCCTCTCATGGCTGACCATATTGCGCAAGCGCGAGAATTTTCGCGAGGCCTTCGCCGGCTTCGACTTCGACAAGGTCGCCGCCTTCACCGACAAGGATGTCGAGCGCCTGCTCGGCAATGCCGGCATCATCCGCCATCGTGGCAAGATCGTCTCGACCATCAACAACGCCAAGCGCGCCCGCGAGATGGTGGACGAGTTCGGTTCGCTCGCCGCCTGGTTCTGGAAATTCGAACCCGGCAAGGAGGAGCGGCCCAGAATTGTCGATCTCGCCCATTTGCGCGCCAATCCGACCACGGCGGTCTCGGTGCGGATTTCGAAGGAATTGAAGAAGCGCGGCTGGAGCTTTGTCGGCCCAACCACGGTCTATGCCTTCATGCAAGCCATGGGCCTGGTCAACGACCATCTCGAAGGCTGCATCTGCCGCAAGGAGGTCGAGAAGGAACGGAAGGCTTTCAAGCGGCCGAAATGA
- a CDS encoding L,D-transpeptidase, producing the protein MKRVLFSVLGAVAVFAGVTPSAAGDRYADRPPVMVSPDLSAPWVLQLGRAPGIVRQNRQIVQQPRLRTAQSAQPDRVQTAAVQAPAKRMVMRPQINPIYLPQEVAYDGPQKPGTIVIDTTQNFLFLVEKNGKARRYGVGTGKPGFEWSGTHKITNKREWPDWRPPAAMIKREAAKGRYLPTFLAGGIENPLGARALYLGTTEYRIHGTNQPWTIGGAVSSGCIRMRNEDVVDLYERVNVGTTVEVI; encoded by the coding sequence ATGAAGAGAGTTTTGTTTTCCGTGCTCGGCGCCGTGGCTGTATTTGCCGGCGTCACACCCTCGGCCGCTGGCGACCGCTATGCCGACAGGCCGCCGGTTATGGTGAGCCCCGATCTTTCCGCCCCCTGGGTGCTGCAGCTTGGCCGCGCGCCGGGCATCGTACGGCAGAACCGCCAGATCGTGCAGCAGCCACGCCTGCGCACCGCGCAATCGGCACAGCCCGACCGGGTGCAGACGGCCGCCGTGCAGGCGCCGGCCAAGCGCATGGTGATGCGCCCACAGATCAACCCGATCTACCTGCCGCAGGAAGTCGCCTATGACGGCCCGCAGAAGCCGGGCACGATCGTCATCGATACGACGCAGAATTTCCTCTTCCTGGTCGAGAAGAACGGCAAGGCGCGGCGCTATGGCGTCGGCACCGGCAAGCCCGGCTTCGAATGGTCGGGCACGCACAAGATCACCAACAAGCGCGAGTGGCCGGACTGGCGTCCGCCGGCGGCAATGATCAAGCGCGAGGCCGCCAAGGGCCGCTATCTGCCGACCTTCCTGGCCGGCGGCATCGAGAATCCGCTTGGCGCCCGTGCGCTCTATCTCGGCACGACCGAGTACCGTATCCACGGCACCAACCAGCCGTGGACGATCGGCGGCGCGGTGTCGTCGGGCTGCATCCGCATGCGCAACGAGGACGTCGTCGATCTCTATGAACGGGTCAATGTCGGAACCACGGTTGAGGTGATATAA
- a CDS encoding bifunctional 5,10-methylenetetrahydrofolate dehydrogenase/5,10-methenyltetrahydrofolate cyclohydrolase translates to MSLSDDSRYLKGGPVAQRIIAAVREDAAIAKAEGFPPKLISITVGDTDAVDVYVRNQRAKAQLACIDFEERRFPATITAGELEAAIHGLNADPRVTGIIIQRPVPAHIPIRTLQAAVHPLKDVEGMHPASIGNIVYNQLDLAPCTAAASVELLKETGLDLKGLEVVIVGHSEIVGKPIAFLLMSEGATVTVCHHMTRSVAAHARRADALFVAVGKPRLIKADMVKPGAAVIDIGINSEIGPDGTSHIVGDVDTESVREVASWITPVPGGVGPITVAILLRNTMVALSRQRALYEATYGTADRLAAE, encoded by the coding sequence ATGTCCCTGTCCGATGACAGCCGTTACCTCAAGGGCGGCCCGGTTGCCCAGCGCATCATTGCCGCCGTGCGCGAGGATGCGGCAATTGCCAAAGCAGAGGGTTTTCCGCCCAAGCTGATCTCGATCACCGTCGGCGATACGGATGCGGTTGACGTCTACGTGCGCAACCAGCGCGCCAAGGCTCAGCTCGCCTGCATCGATTTCGAGGAACGGCGTTTTCCCGCCACCATCACCGCGGGTGAACTCGAAGCCGCCATCCACGGCCTGAACGCGGATCCACGCGTCACCGGCATCATCATCCAACGGCCGGTGCCCGCCCATATCCCGATCAGGACGCTGCAGGCAGCGGTGCATCCGCTGAAGGACGTCGAGGGCATGCACCCGGCCTCGATCGGCAACATCGTCTACAATCAGCTCGATCTGGCGCCCTGCACAGCGGCCGCCTCGGTCGAACTGCTCAAGGAAACCGGCCTCGACCTCAAGGGGCTGGAAGTCGTCATCGTCGGCCATTCGGAAATCGTCGGTAAACCGATCGCGTTCCTGCTGATGAGCGAAGGCGCGACGGTTACGGTCTGCCATCACATGACACGATCGGTCGCAGCACATGCGCGCCGTGCCGACGCGCTGTTCGTCGCGGTGGGCAAACCCCGGCTGATCAAGGCCGACATGGTGAAGCCGGGTGCGGCCGTCATCGATATCGGCATCAATTCCGAGATCGGACCGGATGGGACGAGCCACATCGTCGGCGACGTCGACACCGAAAGCGTGCGTGAAGTCGCCTCATGGATCACGCCGGTGCCGGGCGGCGTCGGTCCGATCACGGTCGCGATCCTGCTGCGCAACACGATGGTGGCGCTCAGCCGCCAGCGCGCGCTCTACGAGGCGACCTACGGCACGGCGGACAGGCTCGCGGCGGAATAA
- the glcF gene encoding glycolate oxidase subunit GlcF has translation MQTNFSLAQLADPHVAESEKILRKCVHCGFCTATCPTYVTLGNELDSPRGRIYLIKDMLENGRPADKEIVTHIDRCLSCLACMTTCPSGVNYMHLVDHARAHIQETYKRPLPDRLTRAMLAFVLPYPQRFRVALKLAKLGKPFIGLFEKVPSLKPLGAMLKLAPASIPTASPMASPGVHAGQGVKKGRVAILTGCAQSVLDPAINDTTISLLTRLGVEVVVPPGEGCCGALVHHMGREEAALASARQNVDAWTRAIDQGGLDAIIITASGCGTTIKDYGFMLRLDPAYADKAARVSALAKDITEYLAAFDMPEPVRKPGTVVAYHSACSMQHGQKIVRQPKELLAKAGFIVREPREGHLCCGSAGTYNILQSEISAKLRDRKVKNIEATGASIVATGNIGCITQIAAAARMPVVHTVKLLDWAYGGPKPGGVLDESLIAAE, from the coding sequence ATGCAGACCAATTTTTCACTTGCCCAGCTTGCCGATCCGCATGTCGCGGAATCGGAAAAGATCCTGCGCAAATGCGTGCATTGCGGCTTCTGCACCGCCACTTGCCCGACCTATGTGACGCTGGGCAACGAGCTCGATTCACCGCGCGGGCGCATCTACCTGATCAAGGACATGCTGGAGAACGGCCGTCCGGCCGACAAGGAGATCGTCACCCATATAGATCGCTGCCTGTCGTGCCTGGCCTGCATGACCACCTGTCCGTCGGGCGTCAACTACATGCATCTGGTCGACCATGCGCGCGCTCACATCCAGGAGACCTACAAGCGGCCGCTGCCCGACCGCCTGACCCGCGCCATGCTGGCCTTCGTGCTGCCCTATCCCCAGCGCTTTCGCGTCGCGCTCAAACTGGCGAAACTGGGCAAGCCATTCATCGGCCTGTTCGAAAAGGTGCCGTCATTGAAGCCTCTCGGTGCGATGCTCAAGCTCGCTCCGGCGTCGATCCCCACGGCTTCACCGATGGCCTCGCCGGGCGTCCATGCCGGGCAGGGGGTGAAAAAGGGCCGCGTCGCCATCCTCACCGGCTGCGCGCAGTCGGTGCTTGATCCCGCCATCAACGACACGACGATTTCGCTGCTGACACGCCTCGGCGTCGAAGTCGTGGTGCCGCCGGGCGAGGGCTGTTGCGGCGCGCTGGTCCATCATATGGGGCGCGAAGAGGCCGCACTTGCCTCGGCGAGACAAAATGTCGATGCCTGGACACGCGCCATCGACCAGGGCGGGCTCGACGCCATCATCATTACCGCGTCGGGCTGCGGCACGACGATCAAGGATTACGGCTTCATGCTTCGGCTCGATCCGGCCTATGCCGACAAGGCCGCGCGCGTGTCGGCGCTGGCCAAGGACATAACCGAATATCTGGCCGCTTTTGATATGCCCGAGCCGGTGCGCAAGCCAGGCACGGTCGTTGCCTATCACTCGGCCTGCTCCATGCAGCACGGCCAGAAGATCGTCCGCCAGCCAAAGGAACTGTTGGCCAAGGCCGGCTTCATCGTGCGCGAGCCGCGCGAGGGTCATCTGTGCTGCGGCTCGGCCGGTACCTACAACATCCTGCAATCCGAGATTTCGGCCAAGCTGCGCGATCGCAAGGTGAAAAACATCGAGGCGACCGGAGCTTCCATCGTCGCCACCGGCAACATCGGCTGCATCACGCAAATTGCCGCCGCCGCCAGGATGCCGGTGGTGCACACGGTAAAACTGCTCGACTGGGCCTATGGCGGGCCAAAGCCGGGCGGCGTTCTGGACGAGAGCCTGATCGCCGCCGAGTAG
- a CDS encoding FAD-binding protein: MTTFTPTTSDEVLSSVTSAVVEESPIEILGHGSKRGIGRPLQTEHTLDLSKLTGVTLYEPADLVLSAKAGTPLVEIEKLLVENGQQLAFEPMDYGPLLGGEPGKGTIGGVLAANLSGPRRLKAGAARDHILGINVVSGRGEAFKSGGRVVKNVTGYDMSKLMANSWGTLAVFTDVTFKVLPAAETEVTLAVRGLLDDAAASAMALALGSSAEVSSAAHLPERIAARVAGGALGSEAATLLRVEGFGPSVAYRIAALKTLLGKAGPLEEISGEASRLTWQDVRDIRPFADGSEKPVWRVSMTPSQGHQMVLTLRMQAAVSAFYDWQGGLVWLRMEEGDPEAALLRGLLRKHGGGHATLVRAAPAHRAALPVFEPQAPALAALSQRLKQEFDPRNLLNPGRMA, encoded by the coding sequence ATGACCACCTTCACCCCGACCACCTCAGACGAAGTCCTGTCCTCCGTTACCTCAGCGGTGGTGGAAGAGTCGCCGATCGAAATCCTTGGCCACGGCTCCAAGCGCGGCATCGGCCGTCCGCTGCAGACGGAGCACACGCTCGACCTGTCGAAACTCACCGGTGTCACGCTTTACGAACCCGCCGACCTGGTGCTGTCGGCAAAGGCCGGCACGCCGCTGGTCGAAATCGAGAAGCTGTTGGTGGAAAACGGCCAGCAACTGGCCTTCGAGCCGATGGACTACGGCCCGCTGCTCGGCGGCGAGCCGGGCAAAGGCACGATCGGCGGCGTGCTGGCCGCCAACCTCTCCGGTCCGCGCCGGCTGAAGGCGGGGGCGGCGCGCGATCATATCCTCGGCATCAACGTCGTCTCCGGCCGGGGCGAGGCCTTCAAGTCCGGCGGGCGCGTGGTCAAGAATGTCACTGGCTATGACATGTCGAAGCTGATGGCCAACAGCTGGGGCACGTTGGCCGTGTTCACCGACGTTACCTTCAAGGTGCTGCCGGCCGCCGAAACCGAGGTGACGCTGGCCGTGCGTGGCCTGCTCGACGATGCCGCGGCAAGCGCCATGGCCTTGGCGCTCGGCTCTAGCGCGGAAGTGTCGAGTGCCGCTCATCTGCCCGAGCGGATCGCCGCGCGGGTCGCGGGAGGCGCGCTGGGCAGTGAAGCCGCCACCTTGCTTCGGGTCGAAGGTTTTGGCCCGTCCGTCGCCTATCGCATCGCCGCGCTGAAGACGCTGCTTGGCAAGGCCGGGCCGTTGGAGGAGATTTCGGGCGAGGCTTCCCGGCTGACCTGGCAAGATGTGCGCGATATCAGGCCCTTCGCCGACGGCAGCGAGAAACCGGTCTGGCGTGTCTCGATGACACCTTCCCAGGGTCACCAGATGGTCCTGACGCTGCGCATGCAGGCCGCCGTCAGCGCCTTCTACGACTGGCAGGGCGGACTGGTGTGGTTGCGCATGGAAGAGGGTGACCCGGAAGCTGCTCTGCTGCGCGGACTGTTGCGCAAACATGGCGGCGGCCATGCGACGCTGGTGCGCGCCGCCCCCGCTCATCGCGCCGCCCTGCCGGTATTCGAGCCGCAGGCACCCGCACTGGCCGCGCTCAGCCAACGGCTGAAGCAGGAGTTCGACCCCAGGAACCTCCTCAATCCCGGCCGCATGGCTTAG
- a CDS encoding FAD-linked oxidase C-terminal domain-containing protein, with amino-acid sequence MSGLAMPKPDDATMRRRDEIIADMRIIVPGEGVVDATNQMRAFESDGLTAYRQLPLVVVLPETVAQVSRVLKYCNDRNIRVVPRGSGTSLSGGALPLEDAVLLVMSRFNRILAIDYPNRTVVAQPGVTNLGITIAVEQEGFYYAPDPSSQIACSIGGNVAENSGGVHCLKYGLTANNVLGIEMVLMNGEVVRLGGSHLDTEGYDLLGVMTGSEGLLGVVTEVTVRILKRPETARALLIGFPTSEQGGQCVADIIGAGIIPGGMEMMDRPAIHAAEDFVHAGYPLDVEALLIVELDGPGVEVDHLITEVEAIAIRNGSTTCRISQSEQERLTFWAGRKAAFPAVGRISPDYYCMDGTIPRKELPRVLAGMRELSEKYGLGVANVFHAGDGNLHPLILYDANVPGELDKAESFGADILRLCVKVGGVLTGEHGVGVEKRDLMLEMFNQADLDQQMRVKCAFDPNHLLNPGKVFPQLRRCVELGRMHVHRGQVAFPDIPRF; translated from the coding sequence ATGTCCGGCCTGGCCATGCCGAAACCAGACGACGCCACGATGCGCCGGCGCGACGAGATTATCGCGGATATGCGCATCATCGTGCCGGGCGAGGGCGTCGTTGACGCGACCAACCAAATGCGCGCTTTCGAGAGCGATGGCCTGACCGCCTATCGGCAATTGCCGCTGGTCGTCGTGCTGCCCGAAACGGTGGCGCAGGTCTCCCGCGTGCTGAAATACTGCAATGATCGCAACATCCGCGTCGTGCCGCGCGGTTCCGGCACCTCATTGTCCGGCGGCGCGCTGCCGCTGGAAGACGCGGTCCTGCTGGTCATGAGCCGCTTCAACCGCATCCTTGCGATTGACTATCCCAACCGCACCGTCGTCGCCCAGCCGGGCGTCACCAATCTCGGCATCACCATCGCCGTCGAGCAGGAGGGTTTTTATTACGCCCCCGACCCGTCCTCCCAGATCGCCTGCTCGATCGGCGGCAACGTCGCGGAGAATTCCGGCGGCGTGCATTGCCTGAAATACGGCCTTACCGCCAACAATGTGCTCGGCATCGAGATGGTGCTGATGAATGGCGAGGTGGTGCGGCTGGGCGGCAGCCATCTCGACACCGAAGGTTACGACCTGCTTGGCGTCATGACGGGTTCGGAAGGCCTGCTCGGCGTCGTCACCGAGGTCACGGTGCGCATCCTCAAGCGGCCGGAGACGGCGCGTGCGCTGTTGATCGGTTTCCCGACCAGCGAGCAGGGCGGCCAGTGCGTTGCCGACATCATCGGCGCCGGTATCATTCCGGGTGGCATGGAAATGATGGACCGGCCGGCGATCCATGCGGCGGAGGATTTCGTCCATGCCGGCTACCCCCTGGATGTCGAGGCGTTGCTGATCGTCGAACTCGATGGGCCGGGCGTCGAGGTCGATCATCTCATCACCGAGGTCGAGGCGATCGCCATCCGCAATGGTTCGACCACCTGTCGCATCTCGCAATCCGAGCAGGAGCGGCTGACTTTCTGGGCTGGGCGCAAGGCGGCCTTCCCCGCCGTTGGCCGCATTTCGCCTGACTACTACTGCATGGACGGCACCATCCCGCGCAAGGAATTGCCGCGCGTGCTGGCCGGCATGCGCGAGCTGTCGGAAAAATACGGGCTCGGCGTCGCCAACGTCTTCCATGCCGGCGACGGCAATCTGCATCCGCTGATCCTCTACGATGCCAATGTGCCTGGTGAACTCGACAAGGCCGAAAGCTTTGGCGCCGATATCTTGCGTCTCTGTGTCAAGGTCGGCGGCGTGCTCACCGGCGAGCATGGGGTGGGGGTCGAGAAGCGCGACCTGATGCTGGAAATGTTCAACCAGGCCGATCTCGACCAGCAGATGCGCGTCAAATGCGCCTTCGATCCCAACCATCTGCTCAACCCGGGAAAGGTGTTCCCGCAACTGCGCCGCTGCGTGGAACTGGGGCGCATGCATGTGCATCGGGGACAGGTGGCGTTCCCGGATATTCCGAGGTTTTGA
- a CDS encoding FadR/GntR family transcriptional regulator: MSDIFSRIEHSRTADEVVQQIESLILEGVLRTGDRLPGERELARQFDVSRPILRDALKALEGRGLLTTKAGGGTHVADIIGQLFTKPVADLISMHRKAVTDYLEYRREIEGIAAEYAARRATPEDLALLDRIMERMDEAHRTGDFDDEAEIDVEFHHAICECAHNILLLHTLRSCYRLLSEGVFQNRLLVFSVPGAREALLAQHKAIHTAVKAGDPTAARQAAMDHMIYVERSMAEAERSGDWQRVSRLRLRQRSEAGDSEPARRRS; the protein is encoded by the coding sequence TTGAGCGACATTTTTTCCAGGATCGAGCATTCGCGCACCGCCGACGAGGTGGTGCAGCAGATCGAGAGCCTCATCCTCGAAGGCGTGCTGCGCACGGGCGATCGCTTGCCCGGCGAGCGCGAGTTGGCACGCCAGTTCGACGTGTCGCGGCCGATCCTGCGCGATGCTCTGAAGGCCCTCGAAGGGCGTGGGCTGCTGACGACCAAGGCCGGCGGCGGCACGCATGTCGCCGACATTATCGGCCAGCTGTTCACCAAGCCGGTGGCCGACCTGATCTCGATGCATCGCAAGGCGGTGACCGATTATCTGGAATACCGCCGCGAGATCGAAGGCATCGCCGCCGAATATGCGGCGCGGCGCGCCACCCCGGAGGACCTTGCGCTGCTCGACCGCATCATGGAGCGCATGGACGAGGCGCACCGCACCGGCGATTTCGACGACGAGGCTGAAATCGACGTCGAGTTTCATCACGCGATCTGCGAATGCGCGCACAACATCCTGCTGCTGCACACGCTGCGCTCCTGCTATCGGCTGCTGTCGGAAGGCGTGTTCCAGAACCGGCTGCTGGTGTTTAGCGTGCCCGGCGCGCGCGAGGCGCTGCTTGCGCAGCACAAGGCAATCCATACCGCGGTGAAGGCCGGCGATCCCACAGCTGCCCGACAGGCGGCGATGGACCACATGATTTATGTCGAGCGATCCATGGCCGAAGCCGAGCGCAGCGGCGACTGGCAACGGGTGTCGCGGCTGAGGCTGCGGCAGCGTTCGGAAGCCGGCGATAGCGAACCAGCACGCAGACGCTCCTAG
- a CDS encoding alpha-hydroxy acid oxidase produces the protein MSDILTIADLKDLARRRVPKMFFDYADSGAWTESTYRANEEDFQKIKFRQRVLVDMSNRSLESTMIGEKVSMPVALAPTGMTGMQHADGEMLAARAAEEFGVPFTLSTMSICSIEDVASVTKKPFWFQLYVLRDKDFVLDLIDRAKAAKCSALVLTLDLQILGQRHKDVRNGLSAPPKMTLANIIDLASKPRWCLGIAGTKRRTFRNIVGHAKGVGDVSSLSSWTTEQFDPQLSWKDVAWIKERWGGKLILKGILDKEDALMAAKTGADAIVVSNHGGRQLDGASSSIMALEEIADAVGDKIEVHMDGGIRSGQDVLKALCLGAKGTYIGRPFLYGLGALGKEGVTKALEIIRKEMDITLALCGKRLVTDMGKDQLRR, from the coding sequence ATGAGCGACATTCTCACCATCGCAGACCTCAAGGATCTCGCCCGCCGGCGCGTGCCCAAGATGTTCTTCGACTATGCCGATTCCGGCGCCTGGACCGAGAGCACCTATCGAGCCAACGAAGAAGACTTCCAGAAGATCAAGTTCCGCCAGCGCGTCCTGGTCGACATGAGCAACCGCTCACTGGAATCGACCATGATCGGCGAAAAAGTGTCGATGCCCGTGGCGCTGGCGCCGACCGGCATGACCGGCATGCAGCACGCCGACGGCGAGATGCTGGCGGCACGGGCGGCCGAGGAATTCGGCGTGCCCTTTACCCTGTCGACGATGAGCATCTGCTCGATCGAGGATGTCGCCTCGGTGACGAAGAAACCGTTCTGGTTCCAGCTCTATGTGCTGCGCGACAAGGATTTCGTGCTCGACCTGATCGACCGGGCGAAGGCGGCAAAGTGCTCGGCCCTGGTGCTGACGCTCGACCTGCAGATCCTCGGCCAGCGCCACAAGGATGTCCGCAACGGGCTTTCGGCGCCGCCCAAGATGACGCTGGCCAACATCATCGACCTGGCCAGCAAGCCGCGCTGGTGCCTGGGCATAGCCGGCACCAAGCGCCGCACCTTCCGCAACATCGTCGGCCACGCCAAAGGTGTCGGTGACGTCTCTTCGCTGTCATCCTGGACGACGGAGCAGTTCGATCCGCAACTGTCGTGGAAGGATGTCGCCTGGATCAAGGAACGCTGGGGTGGCAAGCTGATCCTGAAAGGTATCCTCGACAAGGAAGATGCGCTGATGGCGGCCAAGACCGGCGCCGACGCGATCGTGGTTTCCAACCATGGCGGGCGCCAGCTCGACGGCGCGTCGTCGTCGATCATGGCGCTGGAAGAGATCGCGGACGCGGTCGGCGACAAAATAGAAGTGCACATGGACGGCGGTATCCGCTCCGGCCAGGACGTGTTGAAGGCGCTCTGCCTCGGCGCCAAGGGCACCTATATCGGCCGGCCATTTCTTTACGGCCTGGGCGCGCTCGGCAAGGAAGGGGTTACCAAAGCGTTGGAAATCATCCGCAAGGAGATGGACATCACGCTGGCGCTGTGCGGAAAGCGTCTGGTCACCGACATGGGCAAGGACCAGCTCCGGCGCTAG
- a CDS encoding metallophosphoesterase family protein, translated as MAEPGIHFLDAHGPDDVRLYAIGDVHGRLDLLAAMHQRIESELEWKPVRDWRVIHLGDYVDRGPDSKGVIDFLIEARKRDPRNLMLAGNHDIGFLDFLGNPEPEGLFMRYGGVQTALSYGVSLTADASWFGKTETMRRGHQALLEAMPQSHVDFLRSLPFSVTSGDFFFCHAGIRPGIALDKQSPQDLIWIRDIFHDHIGLFPKIVVHGHTPVPEAEVMANRVNVDTLAWQSGMLTALVVDGADKRILEMTIKEA; from the coding sequence TTGGCGGAACCCGGCATCCATTTTCTCGACGCGCATGGGCCGGACGATGTGCGCCTTTACGCGATCGGCGACGTGCATGGCCGGCTTGACCTGCTGGCCGCCATGCACCAGCGGATCGAGAGCGAACTGGAGTGGAAACCGGTTCGCGACTGGCGGGTAATCCATCTCGGCGATTATGTCGACCGCGGGCCAGATTCCAAGGGCGTCATCGATTTTCTGATCGAAGCCCGAAAACGCGACCCGCGCAACCTGATGCTGGCCGGCAACCACGACATCGGCTTTCTCGATTTTCTGGGAAACCCTGAACCGGAAGGGCTCTTCATGCGCTATGGCGGCGTCCAGACGGCGCTGTCCTATGGGGTCTCCCTCACCGCGGACGCCAGTTGGTTCGGCAAGACGGAGACGATGAGACGCGGACATCAAGCCTTGCTCGAAGCTATGCCGCAAAGCCATGTCGATTTCCTGCGGTCGCTGCCGTTCTCGGTGACATCAGGCGACTTCTTTTTCTGCCATGCCGGCATCAGGCCGGGCATTGCGCTGGACAAGCAGAGCCCGCAGGACCTGATCTGGATCCGCGACATTTTCCATGATCACATCGGCCTGTTCCCGAAGATCGTGGTGCACGGCCACACCCCGGTCCCCGAGGCCGAAGTGATGGCCAACCGCGTCAATGTCGACACGCTTGCCTGGCAGTCAGGCATGCTTACCGCGCTCGTCGTCGACGGAGCGGACAAACGCATCCTGGAAATGACAATAAAGGAAGCTTGA
- a CDS encoding type 1 glutamine amidotransferase: MRVLVVQNYDNTGLGQVGAALAEAGADLDVRLPYKGDPLPQDAAGHDAMVVLGGGQNALADDEYPYFPALLELTRDFAGKDRAVLGICLGSQLVARAFGGENRIGAANEFGWRGVSLTRDAKADPVLAELPEKFPIFQWHDDTFELPQNAVRLAGNDIAENQAFRVGRAVYGFQFHFEADRPMVKDWSTSFAPTIAARHPDWAGKLDGEMARNGPDADAAGLAIARAWVATI, translated from the coding sequence ATGCGGGTGCTGGTGGTCCAGAACTACGACAATACCGGCCTCGGCCAGGTTGGTGCCGCACTCGCGGAAGCGGGTGCCGATCTCGATGTGCGCCTCCCTTACAAGGGCGATCCGCTGCCGCAGGATGCGGCTGGGCACGATGCCATGGTGGTGCTCGGCGGCGGCCAGAACGCATTGGCCGACGATGAGTATCCCTATTTCCCGGCGTTGCTCGAACTGACCCGCGATTTTGCCGGCAAGGACCGCGCCGTGCTCGGCATCTGCCTTGGCAGCCAGCTCGTCGCCCGCGCCTTCGGCGGTGAGAACCGCATCGGCGCCGCCAACGAATTCGGCTGGCGCGGCGTGTCGCTGACGCGGGATGCCAAGGCCGATCCGGTGCTGGCTGAACTGCCGGAAAAATTCCCGATCTTCCAGTGGCACGACGACACGTTCGAACTGCCGCAAAACGCCGTACGTCTCGCCGGCAATGATATCGCCGAAAACCAGGCGTTTCGTGTCGGCCGCGCCGTCTATGGCTTCCAGTTCCATTTCGAGGCCGATCGGCCGATGGTGAAGGACTGGAGCACCTCCTTCGCCCCGACCATTGCCGCGCGCCATCCCGACTGGGCCGGCAAGCTCGATGGCGAAATGGCCCGCAACGGACCCGACGCCGATGCCGCAGGGCTGGCCATTGCTCGCGCCTGGGTGGCAACCATCTGA